A single genomic interval of Nitrospira sp. harbors:
- a CDS encoding FAD-dependent oxidoreductase, translated as MNPTRIVIIGGGFAGVKCARTLRKKLSTNTCEIVLFSRENNMIFYPLLAEVAGAAINPSAVTAPLRQMLPGVRCRTQEVRRIDLATSEVEYERYDGRPSRMTFDHAVLACGTAVNLSVVPGMADHAFPLKSEGDAMVLRFHVMAQLEKAEVCDDPDRRRWYLSFVVVGGGFTGVETAGEINDLIKAGMRFYSNFTAGDVTVTLVHSHDQILPEVSPTLREFARTKMEQAGIKMILNARATMATAEGVELHDGRMLRGATVVCTIGTTSPLLVDRLDVSKERGRLLTEPDLRVRGTSNLWAIGDCAHHLSGLGCVFKEGHHDTGDRTPGGATDAL; from the coding sequence ATGAACCCTACGAGAATCGTCATCATCGGCGGGGGCTTCGCCGGCGTGAAGTGCGCAAGGACTCTGCGCAAGAAATTGTCGACGAACACCTGCGAGATCGTGCTGTTCAGCCGGGAGAACAACATGATCTTCTACCCATTGCTGGCGGAAGTGGCGGGTGCGGCGATCAATCCGAGTGCGGTCACGGCGCCGTTACGTCAGATGCTGCCCGGAGTCCGCTGTCGAACCCAAGAAGTCCGGCGCATCGACCTGGCCACGTCAGAGGTGGAATACGAACGATACGATGGTCGTCCGAGTCGTATGACGTTTGATCATGCGGTGCTGGCTTGCGGGACTGCCGTCAATCTGAGTGTGGTCCCCGGCATGGCCGACCATGCATTCCCACTGAAGTCCGAGGGCGATGCCATGGTCTTACGATTTCACGTGATGGCACAACTTGAAAAAGCCGAAGTCTGTGACGACCCGGACCGGCGACGGTGGTATCTCTCGTTCGTCGTGGTCGGCGGCGGCTTTACCGGAGTAGAGACGGCCGGCGAGATCAATGATTTGATCAAAGCCGGCATGCGGTTTTACAGCAACTTCACCGCCGGTGACGTGACGGTCACGTTGGTGCACAGCCACGATCAGATTCTGCCGGAAGTGAGCCCGACACTCCGGGAGTTTGCCCGAACGAAGATGGAGCAGGCCGGTATCAAGATGATTCTCAACGCGCGCGCGACGATGGCCACTGCCGAGGGCGTCGAACTGCACGATGGTCGAATGCTCCGCGGCGCCACGGTCGTTTGCACGATCGGCACCACGTCGCCGCTTCTAGTGGACCGGCTCGATGTGTCCAAGGAGCGCGGACGACTGCTGACCGAGCCGGATCTGCGCGTGCGCGGGACGTCGAACCTATGGGCGATCGGCGACTGCGCACATCATCTGTCCGGTTTAGGGTGCGTCTTCAAGGAGGGCCACCATGACACGGGTGACCGTACTCCAGGAGGTGCGACAGATGCGCTTTGA
- a CDS encoding NAD(P)-dependent oxidoreductase, with protein sequence MKIALIGATGFVGSALLKEALDRGHEVTAIVRHPEKLPAHAKLHPHKVDIDNVDELSPVLAGQDAVISAFSPDKSDPEIREKHVQGIRTAMAAMKRAGVKRLLVVGGAGSLEVKPGVRVIDTPDFPEQLKGTARATADVLQLLRHEHDLEWTCLSPSAMLQPGTRAGKFRLGTDQLLTNARGESSISLEDYAVAMMDEVERPAHIRQRFTVGY encoded by the coding sequence ATGAAAATCGCGCTTATTGGGGCCACGGGATTCGTCGGATCGGCACTCCTCAAAGAGGCTCTGGACCGCGGGCATGAAGTCACGGCCATCGTGCGGCATCCGGAGAAGCTGCCTGCACATGCCAAGCTTCATCCTCACAAAGTGGATATCGACAATGTCGATGAATTGTCGCCTGTGCTGGCTGGTCAGGATGCCGTCATCAGCGCCTTCAGTCCCGATAAATCCGATCCTGAGATTCGGGAAAAACATGTGCAAGGCATCCGGACAGCGATGGCCGCTATGAAGCGGGCCGGTGTGAAGCGGTTGCTCGTGGTGGGCGGAGCGGGGAGCCTCGAAGTCAAACCCGGTGTTCGGGTGATCGATACGCCCGATTTTCCCGAGCAGTTGAAGGGCACGGCTCGCGCCACGGCAGATGTTCTGCAGTTGTTACGACATGAACATGACCTCGAATGGACCTGCTTGAGCCCCTCCGCGATGTTACAACCAGGAACGCGGGCCGGGAAGTTCCGCCTGGGAACGGATCAGTTACTCACGAATGCGCGTGGTGAGAGTTCAATCTCGCTCGAAGACTATGCGGTAGCCATGATGGATGAAGTGGAACGACCGGCACACATCCGACAACGCTTCACCGTTGGATATTAA
- a CDS encoding aldehyde dehydrogenase family protein, whose protein sequence is MSAPTRARYSGYDKLYINGQWVTGRSSHVVRVTDPYDDSLLAEIPGASLDDVNQAFESAKKAQTGWAAASPGERARVLRRAYDIVKARKDEIVDWSIRESGSVRIKAEIEWQAVVDIMEQAAAAPYRVIGHIMPCNIPGKECRVYKKPLGVIAVISPWDFAMHLSNRSVAPALAVGNAVVLKPSSDTPVTGALMLAKIYEEAGLPAGLFNVVVGSGSKIGNPFALHPIPRLNSFTGSTPVGIGIGINSMKSPIIKKIALELGGNGPLVILDDADMDIAVNAAVFGKFINQGQICMIANRIIVHESIHEEFVNRFVNRVKKLKVGDPKEPDTVIGPIINKQQCQGIMAHIESARKEGAKEMAGGEPTGLVIPPHVFTGVTMNMTIAREEIFGPVAPIIKVRNEAEALRVANDTDAGLTGAVITKDENRGLAFALKMEVGMAHINDQPVNDLANNPFGGEKNSGLGRFGGDWIIEEFTTAQWVTVQHTPRQYPF, encoded by the coding sequence ATGAGTGCTCCCACACGTGCGCGTTACAGCGGGTACGATAAGCTGTACATCAATGGCCAATGGGTAACGGGCCGATCTTCTCACGTGGTACGGGTGACCGACCCCTATGATGACAGTCTGCTCGCGGAGATCCCCGGTGCCAGCTTAGACGATGTGAACCAGGCGTTTGAATCCGCCAAGAAGGCCCAAACCGGATGGGCCGCCGCTTCTCCGGGCGAGCGAGCCCGGGTCCTCCGCCGCGCCTACGATATCGTTAAAGCGAGGAAAGATGAAATCGTCGATTGGTCGATTCGCGAATCGGGGAGCGTCCGCATCAAGGCTGAAATCGAATGGCAAGCGGTCGTCGATATCATGGAGCAGGCCGCAGCGGCGCCCTACCGTGTGATCGGCCACATCATGCCCTGCAACATTCCCGGCAAGGAATGCCGGGTGTATAAAAAACCGTTGGGTGTGATCGCCGTGATCAGCCCATGGGATTTCGCCATGCATCTCTCGAACCGCTCGGTCGCGCCGGCCCTGGCGGTCGGCAACGCGGTGGTGCTCAAACCTTCGAGCGATACCCCGGTGACCGGCGCGTTGATGCTCGCGAAGATTTATGAAGAAGCCGGGCTGCCCGCGGGGTTGTTCAACGTGGTCGTCGGCTCCGGTTCGAAGATCGGCAACCCATTTGCTCTGCATCCGATTCCTCGCCTCAATTCGTTCACCGGCTCAACCCCTGTCGGTATCGGCATCGGCATCAACAGCATGAAGAGCCCGATCATCAAGAAGATCGCACTTGAACTCGGAGGGAATGGCCCTCTTGTCATCCTGGATGATGCCGACATGGACATAGCGGTCAATGCCGCCGTCTTCGGCAAATTCATCAATCAAGGGCAGATCTGCATGATTGCCAACCGCATCATCGTTCATGAATCGATTCATGAGGAGTTCGTGAACAGGTTTGTGAATCGCGTCAAGAAACTCAAGGTGGGCGATCCCAAGGAGCCGGACACAGTCATCGGACCAATCATCAACAAGCAGCAATGTCAGGGAATCATGGCGCACATCGAATCGGCCCGCAAGGAGGGCGCGAAGGAAATGGCAGGCGGGGAGCCAACGGGATTGGTGATTCCGCCGCATGTGTTTACCGGCGTGACGATGAATATGACCATCGCGCGAGAGGAAATCTTCGGTCCAGTCGCGCCGATCATCAAGGTGAGGAATGAAGCTGAAGCCTTGCGGGTCGCCAATGACACCGATGCCGGACTGACCGGCGCCGTCATTACGAAGGATGAAAATCGCGGATTGGCCTTTGCGCTCAAAATGGAAGTCGGCATGGCCCATATCAACGATCAACCAGTCAATGATCTTGCGAACAATCCATTCGGTGGCGAGAAGAACAGCGGGCTCGGACGCTTCGGCGGCGACTGGATTATCGAGGAGTTCACGACTGCGCAGTGGGTGACGGTGCAGCATACGCCGAGGCAGTATCCGTTCTGA
- a CDS encoding zinc-binding dehydrogenase: MGGAVEKLAQITGGGADFSLESSGRPAVLRQAIDALAIKGVCGIVGAPALGTEASFDVNGVMTTGKRIIGIIEGDSVPDIFIPSLVELYTQGRFPFDKLVKFYSLDQINQAAEDSEKGITIKPIVRFGS, encoded by the coding sequence ATCGGCGGCGCGGTCGAGAAGCTCGCGCAGATTACCGGAGGGGGCGCCGACTTTTCACTGGAATCGAGCGGCAGGCCCGCCGTGCTGCGCCAGGCCATCGATGCCTTGGCGATTAAAGGCGTGTGCGGCATTGTCGGGGCCCCGGCTTTGGGCACAGAAGCCAGCTTCGATGTGAACGGGGTCATGACCACCGGCAAGCGGATCATCGGCATTATCGAAGGTGACAGCGTGCCGGACATCTTCATTCCGAGCCTTGTCGAACTCTACACACAAGGACGGTTCCCATTCGACAAGCTGGTGAAATTTTACAGCCTTGATCAGATCAATCAGGCGGCGGAGGACAGCGAGAAGGGCATCACGATCAAGCCGATTGTCCGTTTCGGGTCATGA
- a CDS encoding DoxX family protein, producing the protein MPMFMQSFTAQTYALMRIVTGFLLLWHGTQKLFGFPGTPHPVPPFVAYIAGPIELIGGTLVMIGLFAGWAAFFCSGLMAAAYWMAHGTQALLPIQNMGELAVLYCFTFLYISSQGSGIWSVDAARGETAGFSRTPSPMAH; encoded by the coding sequence ATGCCCATGTTTATGCAATCTTTTACCGCCCAGACTTATGCCTTGATGCGCATCGTCACCGGATTCCTATTGCTCTGGCACGGCACCCAGAAGTTGTTCGGGTTCCCTGGAACGCCACACCCCGTTCCTCCCTTTGTCGCATACATTGCCGGTCCGATCGAATTGATCGGCGGCACGCTCGTGATGATCGGCCTTTTTGCCGGGTGGGCGGCGTTTTTCTGTAGCGGTCTGATGGCCGCCGCCTATTGGATGGCGCATGGTACACAGGCGCTGTTGCCCATTCAGAATATGGGCGAACTCGCGGTTCTCTATTGCTTCACGTTCCTATACATCTCGTCGCAAGGGTCCGGCATCTGGAGCGTGGATGCGGCGCGTGGCGAAACCGCCGGCTTTTCGAGAACGCCATCACCAATGGCGCATTGA
- a CDS encoding carotenoid oxygenase family protein produces MPAPTLRRKPGGRRFRLMRKRHAKRLSKDLKPTMPRNLTAVSYVMNPDITLDPVLKRMHNVDRRNEIMSITFPQIPEFTGLYKPSRVETQIVDLEIEGTVPPVIHGTFFQVSPDSYYPPMLGKDIFFNGDGLVSAFKFENGHVSLRRRYVQTARLKAQWRERRSLNGVYRNVYTNDPLAAANNTTSNTTVLYHGGVLLAMKEDALPTALDPETLETLGDWDFNGQIKSATFTAHPKVDPNNGDLLCFSYEAKGDGTPDIAYFEIDATGKLKKEIWFKGPYAAMIHDFAVTARHVVFPLIPQTVDIERMKAGGQHFEWQPGLPQLFGVLPRDGSAEDVMWFEGPKDGFQGHTLNSYEEDGFLQVDMPVTTGNVFYFFPQADGSVPLPETLSSQLMRWSFNLNGPGDPGVGEQVLQPRPITSFPCEFPRCDERFTGKPYEHGFVLASDPTLPFDESLGERPFQFFNQLAHVNVRTGKTDAWYPGNAQCFQEPIFVPRSDDAPEGDGYVIALLNHLNGDNTELVVLDSLKMSAGPVARIKIPFRLRMSLHGNWTPASALATAGKPA; encoded by the coding sequence ATGCCGGCCCCGACCTTGCGCCGCAAGCCCGGCGGCCGCCGCTTCCGCCTGATGCGCAAGCGTCACGCCAAACGCCTGTCCAAGGATCTCAAGCCGACCATGCCGCGGAACCTCACCGCCGTCTCATATGTCATGAACCCGGACATCACGCTTGACCCCGTTCTGAAGCGCATGCACAATGTCGACAGGAGGAATGAGATCATGAGCATTACCTTCCCCCAAATCCCCGAATTCACGGGGCTCTACAAACCCAGCCGCGTGGAAACCCAGATCGTCGACCTGGAAATCGAAGGCACCGTTCCCCCTGTAATCCACGGCACATTCTTCCAGGTTTCGCCGGACTCTTACTATCCGCCGATGCTGGGCAAGGATATTTTCTTCAACGGCGATGGCCTCGTCTCTGCCTTCAAGTTCGAGAACGGCCATGTCAGCCTTCGCCGGCGCTATGTCCAGACCGCCCGACTGAAGGCGCAATGGCGCGAACGGCGCTCGCTCAACGGCGTTTACCGCAACGTCTACACCAATGACCCGCTCGCGGCCGCGAACAATACCACGTCCAACACCACTGTTTTGTATCACGGTGGCGTGTTGCTGGCGATGAAGGAGGATGCGCTGCCCACCGCGCTCGATCCGGAGACTCTCGAGACGCTCGGCGACTGGGATTTCAACGGGCAGATCAAATCGGCAACGTTCACTGCCCACCCCAAGGTTGATCCCAACAACGGCGATCTTCTCTGCTTCTCCTATGAGGCTAAGGGGGATGGCACGCCTGACATCGCCTATTTCGAGATCGACGCCACCGGCAAGCTGAAGAAGGAGATCTGGTTCAAAGGTCCCTACGCGGCAATGATCCACGATTTTGCCGTCACCGCCCGCCACGTCGTTTTTCCGCTTATCCCGCAGACCGTCGATATCGAGCGGATGAAAGCCGGGGGACAGCATTTCGAATGGCAGCCAGGCCTGCCCCAGCTCTTTGGCGTCCTGCCTCGCGACGGCAGTGCAGAGGATGTCATGTGGTTTGAGGGGCCGAAAGATGGCTTTCAAGGCCATACCCTTAACTCCTACGAGGAAGACGGTTTCCTGCAGGTCGACATGCCGGTGACGACCGGCAACGTCTTCTACTTCTTCCCGCAGGCGGACGGCTCAGTGCCTCTCCCCGAAACGCTCAGCTCGCAACTGATGCGCTGGTCGTTCAACCTCAACGGCCCGGGGGATCCCGGCGTGGGCGAACAAGTTCTTCAGCCACGTCCCATCACATCCTTCCCGTGTGAATTCCCGCGTTGCGACGAGCGTTTCACTGGCAAGCCTTATGAGCACGGCTTCGTTCTGGCCTCCGATCCCACGCTGCCATTCGACGAAAGCCTGGGAGAACGGCCGTTCCAGTTCTTCAACCAGCTTGCCCATGTCAACGTGAGGACGGGGAAGACTGACGCCTGGTATCCGGGCAACGCCCAATGCTTCCAAGAGCCGATCTTCGTGCCGCGTTCGGATGATGCTCCCGAAGGTGATGGATATGTCATCGCGCTTCTCAACCATCTCAACGGCGACAACACGGAACTTGTCGTGCTGGATTCGCTGAAGATGTCCGCGGGTCCGGTGGCAAGGATCAAGATCCCGTTCCGCCTACGCATGTCGCTGCACGGAAACTGGACGCCCGCGAGCGCGCTTGCGACTGCAGGCAAGCCGGCCTGA
- a CDS encoding IS1182 family transposase, with protein sequence MTMRTFRSYDPDELWLLPPSPRDWLPEDHLAYFLADVVEELNLQPILATYGGVTRGTAPYHPQLLVKVLLYAYAVGIPASRQIARKLEEDVAFRVLAANQRPDFRTLSDFRMQHLPALADLFVQVLQLCQRAGMVKLGHIALDGTKVKANASKHKAMSYGRMVTEEARLQAEVAALLKQAEAADARDDAAYGPDRRGDELPAELARREQRLETIRAAKAVLEQEAQAEATLKQAAREVRETEGPRRGRPPQPPRSVPHPKAQRNFTDPESRIMPASDAKGSVVQGYNCQAAVDAQAQIIVAADVTDEANDKQQAQPMLTQVLANTAQVPRTVSMDTGYFSEANVAALTALGCTPLIPPDRQLHGPVVPAAPRGRLPAGLSVADRMRRTLRTTHGRRLYARRKAIVEPVFGQIKQGRGYRQFLLRGMRQVRGEWALICTTHNVLKLWTALRCRCRRPGDGLRALSGSRKVTRRGRH encoded by the coding sequence ATGACGATGCGCACCTTTCGTTCCTATGACCCCGATGAGCTGTGGCTGTTGCCGCCGTCGCCGCGTGACTGGTTGCCGGAGGATCACCTGGCGTACTTCCTGGCCGATGTGGTGGAGGAACTGAACCTGCAGCCCATCCTCGCCACCTATGGCGGGGTGACGCGCGGCACGGCGCCGTATCATCCCCAGCTGCTGGTGAAGGTGCTGCTGTATGCGTACGCCGTCGGGATTCCGGCCTCGCGGCAGATTGCCCGGAAGCTGGAGGAGGATGTGGCGTTTCGCGTCCTGGCGGCGAATCAGCGGCCGGACTTCCGGACGCTCAGTGATTTTCGGATGCAGCATCTGCCGGCGCTGGCGGATCTGTTTGTCCAGGTGCTCCAGCTCTGCCAGCGGGCGGGCATGGTCAAGCTGGGCCACATTGCGCTGGATGGCACGAAGGTCAAGGCCAATGCGTCGAAGCACAAGGCGATGAGCTACGGACGGATGGTGACGGAAGAGGCGCGGCTGCAGGCGGAGGTGGCGGCCCTGCTCAAGCAGGCGGAGGCTGCCGATGCGCGGGATGATGCGGCGTATGGCCCGGACCGGCGGGGTGATGAACTGCCCGCCGAGCTGGCACGTCGGGAGCAGCGGCTGGAAACCATTCGGGCGGCCAAGGCGGTGTTGGAGCAGGAGGCCCAGGCCGAGGCCACCCTCAAGCAGGCGGCCCGCGAGGTTCGCGAGACAGAAGGACCGCGCCGGGGACGGCCCCCGCAGCCGCCCCGCTCGGTGCCTCATCCGAAGGCCCAGCGCAACTTCACCGATCCGGAGAGTCGGATCATGCCGGCGTCGGATGCCAAGGGGAGTGTCGTGCAAGGGTACAACTGCCAAGCGGCCGTCGATGCACAGGCGCAGATCATTGTCGCGGCCGACGTCACCGATGAAGCCAATGACAAACAACAAGCGCAACCAATGTTGACCCAGGTGCTGGCGAATACGGCGCAGGTCCCCCGGACCGTGAGTATGGATACGGGGTATTTCAGCGAGGCGAATGTCGCGGCCCTCACGGCGCTGGGCTGTACACCGCTTATCCCGCCCGATCGCCAGCTTCACGGCCCGGTGGTGCCGGCCGCGCCCCGAGGCCGACTGCCAGCGGGTCTGTCGGTGGCTGACCGGATGCGCCGCACGCTCCGCACGACGCACGGTCGACGGCTCTATGCCCGGCGCAAAGCGATTGTCGAGCCGGTCTTTGGCCAGATTAAGCAGGGCCGCGGCTATCGACAATTCTTGCTACGCGGGATGCGGCAGGTGCGCGGGGAATGGGCGCTGATCTGTACCACACACAATGTGCTCAAGCTCTGGACCGCCCTGCGCTGTCGATGCCGACGCCCCGGGGACGGGCTGCGGGCCCTGAGCGGCAGTCGGAAGGTGACCCGGAGAGGACGGCACTAG